One genomic segment of Daphnia magna isolate NIES unplaced genomic scaffold, ASM2063170v1.1 Dm_contigs152, whole genome shotgun sequence includes these proteins:
- the LOC116935908 gene encoding uncharacterized protein K02A2.6-like isoform X1, with amino-acid sequence MAQGLKFPDSFAYTAPNLALEWAQWRRQFEWYIKATRKDETDEEILVGVLLSLLGREGVKIYETLPLTAANAKKIAEVLTAFTTYFEPLKSEVFDRFLFHRRIQQPGESFDTWLLELRSMVSSCNFGTPAVIDSVLRDQIVFGVASEHVREKLLFETDLKLAGACNIVRACESASSKLTQMAPRGESTVHRLHDNQPKGKQGMSSYNKSSQPGGNMQQYVNCQGCGRRHRKDQCSAAKVVCFSCQQVGHYANRCPNGGSQQGTSHPRKMAPPPAPPTGTRQPTMRPAQRGTFMQQQLHAVEQEGFDGQLTGANGFLGEDYVTHQLTCTEEKVDEWYEDMAVDGNATIRFKLDSGATCNVLPYELYASVCPNGAPLEPGPRVRNYSANGGYLNVLGVYKGQVVRRGIAYVLRFVVVNEPGQPAILGLPACKLMKLIKRVHSITVSPPQLQPPIVKEFADVFNGIGKLPIEHEIRLATGPNHVDPVVSAAGRVPFSLEKKVFDKLDQMVADNIIAPVVEPTEWVSRMLVVGKPDGDVRICLDPSDLNKAIQRQHFMVPTVEQLFGKIGKARYFCSLDAASGFYQIPLSDRSSYLCTMATPKGRYRFLRLPFGLVSAPEVYLQAMSELFGDLHGVLIYFDDFLVMGETMEELECNLRRVLVRCREKNLKLQLKKCQFFVQNLPWLGHVIGNGSLKLDPEKVEAIVKMPAPTDKNGLIRLLGMDAAWVWDAQQEQALNALKSAISSLPVLRLFDVSKPLVVSVDASPIGIGAVLLQDGQPVAFSSTSLTETQKRYCQIEKELLAVQFGLLRFRQYVYGQKVTVETDHKPLVGLLEKPIATCSPRIQRMRLQLQRFDFRLVYKPGKELFIADTLSRAPSPRLFTDDVTQDSEDQVHHVLHSLVTSVSTRKRYAEVTALDPTLQLLKTVIQKGWPEKRAQCPAAVKPYWSVRSELSMVEGILLCGSRLVVPMSLRRETMEGIHDGHFGETKSVLRAKSAVYWPGWEDQVKNMVASCSVCQENRGRNPKLPLHPVRLPDYAFQLVSADLFEFERVNYILLVDAYSKWPCVVPLKSTTSSAIIEEMSRFFCDFGRPEELESDNGTQFSSAEFREYCASLNIKQVTSSPEFAQSNGLVERHIQTVKRTLLKMFAEGKSLWEALAAIRSTPVSGSLPAPSVLLQGRNLRGVLPFLDASLSPKLVPASFVRQELSRRQQTAAFVQPRPVSVRSSVLTVGQRVRALIKGTWQLGVVNVVCPEPHSYIVRLSDGRMFRRTRWAINVDNANRPTAVQRTMQPSRPEFSRGPVVVPPTQPPALVQQSGSSAVAVQSPPVTARPVAGVNTPSGQSSVFQSSAQQESTPGRSVEAPSRPVREIPASPARLVVSRIPVRDRVVWLPPSASSGQHAPVAALGVTRSGRRYIKPLPPSQ; translated from the exons ATGGCCCAAGGCTTGAAGTTCCCTGATTCTTTTGCGTACACGGCGCCTAATTTGGCCTTGGAGTGGGCGCAATGGCGTCGTCAGTTCGAGTGGTATATTAAAGCCACGCGTAAGGACGAGACGGATGAAGAAATTTTGGTTGGAGTGTTGTTATCTCTGCTTGGAAGAGAGGGAGTCAAGATTTATGAGACGTTACCATTGACAGCGGCAAATGCAAAAAAGATTGCTGAAGTGTTGACTGCGTTTACGACGTATTTTGAGCCCCTTAAAAGCGAGGTGTTCGAtcgctttctttttcatcgtcGTATCCAGCAACCGGGCGAATCTTTCGACACGTGGCTGCTGGAGTTACGCAGTATGGTGTCGTCGTGTAATTTTGGTACGCCCGCGGTTATTGACTCTGTATTACGAGACCAGATTGTTTTCGGCGTGGCCAGTGAACATGTGCGCGAAAAGCttttatttgaaactgacttaAAGTTGGCCGGGGCCTGCAACATTGTTCGCGCGTGTGAGTCAGCTTCGTCAAAACTGACCCAGATGGCGCCACGAGGAGAGTCTACTGTTCATCGCCTACATGACAACCAGCCAAAAGGAAAGCAGGGCATGAGCTCTTACAACAAGTCGAGTCAACCTGGCGGGAACATGCAGCAGTATGTTAATTGTCAGGGTTGTGGCAGACGTCATCGAAAAGATCAATGTTCTGCAGCAAAGGTGGTGTGCTTCTCGTGTCAACAAGTCGGCCATTATGCAAATAGGTGTCCGAATGGGGGATCTCAACAAGGTACGTCACACCCTCGCAAGATGGCGCCACCACCTGCACCTCCGACGGGTACCCGACAACCGACAATGCGGCCTGCACAACGCGGAACTTTTATGCAACAGCAGTTGCACGCCGTCGAACAGGAAGGTTTTGATGGCCAGTTGACAGGAGCCAACGGGTTCTTGGGAGAAGATTACGTCACTCATCAACTCACCTGCACAGAAGAAAAAGTGGACGAGTGGTATGAAGATATGGCGGTTGATGGAAATGCAACTATTCGTTTTAAACTTGACTCGGGCGCTACGTGTAATGTGTTGCCATATGAATTGTATGCGAGTGTGTGCCCGAATGGTGCTCCTTTGGAACCTGGTCCAAGAGTAAGAAACTACAGCGCAAACGGTGGTTATCTGAATGTTCTGGGCGTGTACAAGGGACAAGTGGTTCGTCGTGGAATAGCCTATGTGCTTCGATTTGTTGTGGTTAATGAACCTGGTCAACCAGCCATCTTAGGGCTTCCGGCGTGCAAGTTAATGAAGCTCATCAAGCGCGTTCATTCCATCACCGTGTCGCCGCCACAACTACAGCCGCCAATCGTGAAAGAGTTTGCAGACGTGTTCAACGGCATTGGAAAGCTTCCAATTGAACATGAAATACGCCTGGCAACTGGTCCTAATCATGTGGATCCGGTGGTGTCGGCGGCGGGTCGTGTTCCGTTTAGTTTGGAGAAAAAGGTGTTCGACAAACTGGATCAGATGGTTGCTGACAACATCATTGCTCCAGTAGTCGAACCGACGGAGTGGGTGAGCAGAATGCTGGTGGTTGGAAAACCTGATGGAGACGTCCGTATCTGTCTTGATCCATCTGACTTGAACAAGGCTATACAGCGGCAACACTTCATGGTGCCGACGGTGGAACAGCTGTTTGGAAAGATTGGTAAGGCAAGGTATTTTTGTAGCCTCGACGCTGCATCGGGTTTTTACCAAATACCTCTGTCTGACCGCTCTTCATATTTGTGCACCATGGCAACACCCAAAGGAAGATATCGTTTCCTGCGGCTCCCGTTTGGCCTCGTCTCGGCTCCCGAAGTTTACCTTCAGGCCATGTCGGAACTGTTCGGCGATTTACACGGAGTGCTTATTTACTTCGATGACTTTTTGGTGATGGGAGAAACAATGGAAGAACTGGAGTGTAATCTGCGCCGAGTGCTGGTACGTTGCAGAGAAAAGAATTTAAAGTTGCAGTTAAAGAAATGCCAATTCTTTGTTCAGAATCTTCCCTGGTTGGGCCATGTGATCGGAAATGGATCTTTGAAGCTAGATCCAGAAAAAGTGGAAGCTATTGTGAAGATGCCGGCCCCTACGGACAAGAATGGCTTGATACGCTTACTTGGAATG GATGCGGCATGGGTGTGGGACGCGCAACAAGAACAAGCATTGAATGCTCTCAAGTCCGCCATTTCCTCGTTGCCAGTTTTACGTTTGTTCGATGTTTCCAAACCGTTGGTGGTCTCCGTGGATGCTTCACCCATCGGTATTGGTGCAGTTTTATTGCAAGATGGCCAGCCGGTGGCTTTTTCGTCCACATCGCTTACTGAGACTCAAAAACGTTACTGTCAAATAGAAAAGGAGCTGTTGGCGGTTCAGTTTGGTTTGCTGAGATTCCGGCAGTATGTTTATGGACAAAAAGTGACAGTTGAAACGGACCACAAACCGCTTGTTGGTCTGCTGGAAAAGCCGATAGCAACTTGCTCCCCAAGGATCCAACGGATGCGACTTCAACTGCAAAGGTTCGACTTTCGGCTTGTATATAAGCCCGGCAAGGAGCTTTTCATCGCCGACACCTTGAGCCGTGCACCTTCGCCGCGTTTGTTCACGGATGACGTCACCCAGGATAGTGAAGACCAAGTGCATCATGTGCTTCATAGTCTCGTCACTTCCGTGTCCACACGGAAGCGTTATGCCGAAGTCACGGCCTTGGATCCAACCCTGCAACTTTTGAAAACGGTGATTCAAAAAGGATGGCCTGAGAAGCGTGCTCAGTGTCCGGCTGCAGTCAAACCGTATTGGTCGGTGCGGAGCGAATTGTCAATGGTGGAAGGCATTTTATTGTGTGGCAGTCGTTTGGTGGTTCCAATGTCCCTTCGTCGCGAGACCATGGAGGGTATACACGACGGTCATTTCGGTGAAACGAAGTCTGTGTTACGCGCGAAGTCAGCAGTGTACTGGCCCGGTTGGGAGGACCAAGTAAAAAATATGGTGGCCAGTTGTTCGGTTTGCCAAGAAAACCGTGGTCGAAACCCTAAGCTGCCGTTACATCCCGTCCGGCTTCCGGATTACGCCTTTCAGCTAGTGTCTGCTGATTTGTTCGAGTTTGAGCGCGTGAACTATATTTTGCTGGTGGACGCGTACAGCAAATGGCCGTGTGTCGTTCCCCTTAAGTCAACAACGTCGTCAGCCATCATCGAAGAGATGTCACGATTTTTCTGTGACTTTGGACGGCCAGAGGAGTTGGAGTCTGACAACGGGACTCAGTTTTCCAGTGCGGAGTTCCGTGAATATTGTGCATCATTGAACATCAAGCAAGTGACGTCGAGTCCCGAGTTTGCCCAATCCAACGGACTGGTTGAGCGACACATCCAAACGGTAAAACGTACTTTACTGAAGATGTTTGCTGAAGGAAAGTCCCTGTGGGAGGCGCTGGCAGCAATTCGTTCGACCCCGGTGTCCGGCTCATTACCGGCCCCGTCCGTGCTACTTCAAGGACGTAATCTTCGTGGTGTGCTGCCTTTTCTCGACGCATCCTTATCGCCAAAGCTGGTGCCGGCGTCGTTTGTACGTCAAGAGTTGTCTCGTCGACAACAAACGGCGGCGTTTGTTCAACCCCGCCCAGTGAGTGTTCGGTCGTCTGTGTTGACTGTAGGACAACGTGTTCGTGCCTTGATCAAAGGGACGTGGCAACTTGGTGTCGTAAATGTGGTGTGCCCAGAACCACACTCTTATATCGTCCGCTTATCTGATGGGCGTATGTTTCGTCGTACACGCTGGGCAATCAACGTCGATAACGCGAACAGACCGACAGCCGTTCAGCGGACCATGCAACCTTCACGTCCGGAATTTTCACGTGGCCCGGTTGTCGTTCCACCCACTCAGCCGCCGGCTTTGGTTCAGCAGAGTGGAAGTTCAGCAGTGGCTGTCCAGTCACCGCCAGTCACGGCCCGTCCAGTCGCTGGTGTCAATACTCCGTCTGGACAGTCTTCCGTGTTCCAGTCGTCTGCTCAACAAGAGTCTACGCCGGGCCGTTCTGTTGAAGCGCCCAGCCGCCCTGTTCGAGAGATACCGGCCTCACCCGCTCGTTTAGTTGTTTCCCGTATTCCCGTTCGTGACCGGGTGGTTTGGTTGCCCCCTTCGGCCAGCAGTGGTCAACATGCTCCTGTAGCCGCCCTTGGTGTTACCCGCTCGGGCCGACGCTACATCAAACCTCTACCACCCTCTCAGTAA
- the LOC116935908 gene encoding uncharacterized protein K02A2.6-like isoform X3, which translates to MAQGLKFPDSFAYTAPNLALEWAQWRRQFEWYIKATRKDETDEEILVGVLLSLLGREGVKIYETLPLTAANAKKIAEVLTAFTTYFEPLKSEVFDRFLFHRRIQQPGESFDTWLLELRSMVSSCNFGTPAVIDSVLRDQIVFGVASEHVREKLLFETDLKLAGACNIVRACESASSKLTQMAPRGESTVHRLHDNQPKGKQGMSSYNKSSQPGGNMQQYVNCQGCGRRHRKDQCSAAKVVCFSCQQVGHYANRCPNGGSQQGTSHPRKMAPPPAPPTGTRQPTMRPAQRGTFMQQQLHAVEQEGFDGQLTGANGFLGEDYVTHQLTCTEEKVDEWYEDMAVDGNATIRFKLDSGATCNVLPYELYASVCPNGAPLEPGPRVRNYSANGGYLNVLGVYKGQVVRRGIAYVLRFVVVNEPGQPAILGLPACKLMKLIKRVHSITVSPPQLQPPIVKEFADVFNGIGKLPIEHEIRLATGPNHVDPVVSAAGRVPFSLEKKVFDKLDQMVADNIIAPVVEPTEWVSRMLVVGKPDGDVRICLDPSDLNKAIQRQHFMVPTVEQLFGKIGKARYFCSLDAASGFYQIPLSDRSSYLCTMATPKGRYRFLRLPFGLVSAPEVYLQAMSELFGDLHGVLIYFDDFLVMGETMEELECNLRRVLVRCREKNLKLQLKKCQFFVQNLPWLGHVIGNGSLKLDPEKVEAIVKMPAPTDKNGLIRLLGMDAAWVWDAQQEQALNALKSAISSLPVLRLFDVSKPLVVSVDASPIEKELLAVQFGLLRFRQYVYGQKVTVETDHKPLVGLLEKPIATCSPRIQRMRLQLQRFDFRLVYKPGKELFIADTLSRAPSPRLFTDDVTQDSEDQVHHVLHSLVTSVSTRKRYAEVTALDPTLQLLKTVIQKGWPEKRAQCPAAVKPYWSVRSELSMVEGILLCGSRLVVPMSLRRETMEGIHDGHFGETKSVLRAKSAVYWPGWEDQVKNMVASCSVCQENRGRNPKLPLHPVRLPDYAFQLVSADLFEFERVNYILLVDAYSKWPCVVPLKSTTSSAIIEEMSRFFCDFGRPEELESDNGTQFSSAEFREYCASLNIKQVTSSPEFAQSNGLVERHIQTVKRTLLKMFAEGKSLWEALAAIRSTPVSGSLPAPSVLLQGRNLRGVLPFLDASLSPKLVPASFVRQELSRRQQTAAFVQPRPVSVRSSVLTVGQRVRALIKGTWQLGVVNVVCPEPHSYIVRLSDGRMFRRTRWAINVDNANRPTAVQRTMQPSRPEFSRGPVVVPPTQPPALVQQSGSSAVAVQSPPVTARPVAGVNTPSGQSSVFQSSAQQESTPGRSVEAPSRPVREIPASPARLVVSRIPVRDRVVWLPPSASSGQHAPVAALGVTRSGRRYIKPLPPSQ; encoded by the exons ATGGCCCAAGGCTTGAAGTTCCCTGATTCTTTTGCGTACACGGCGCCTAATTTGGCCTTGGAGTGGGCGCAATGGCGTCGTCAGTTCGAGTGGTATATTAAAGCCACGCGTAAGGACGAGACGGATGAAGAAATTTTGGTTGGAGTGTTGTTATCTCTGCTTGGAAGAGAGGGAGTCAAGATTTATGAGACGTTACCATTGACAGCGGCAAATGCAAAAAAGATTGCTGAAGTGTTGACTGCGTTTACGACGTATTTTGAGCCCCTTAAAAGCGAGGTGTTCGAtcgctttctttttcatcgtcGTATCCAGCAACCGGGCGAATCTTTCGACACGTGGCTGCTGGAGTTACGCAGTATGGTGTCGTCGTGTAATTTTGGTACGCCCGCGGTTATTGACTCTGTATTACGAGACCAGATTGTTTTCGGCGTGGCCAGTGAACATGTGCGCGAAAAGCttttatttgaaactgacttaAAGTTGGCCGGGGCCTGCAACATTGTTCGCGCGTGTGAGTCAGCTTCGTCAAAACTGACCCAGATGGCGCCACGAGGAGAGTCTACTGTTCATCGCCTACATGACAACCAGCCAAAAGGAAAGCAGGGCATGAGCTCTTACAACAAGTCGAGTCAACCTGGCGGGAACATGCAGCAGTATGTTAATTGTCAGGGTTGTGGCAGACGTCATCGAAAAGATCAATGTTCTGCAGCAAAGGTGGTGTGCTTCTCGTGTCAACAAGTCGGCCATTATGCAAATAGGTGTCCGAATGGGGGATCTCAACAAGGTACGTCACACCCTCGCAAGATGGCGCCACCACCTGCACCTCCGACGGGTACCCGACAACCGACAATGCGGCCTGCACAACGCGGAACTTTTATGCAACAGCAGTTGCACGCCGTCGAACAGGAAGGTTTTGATGGCCAGTTGACAGGAGCCAACGGGTTCTTGGGAGAAGATTACGTCACTCATCAACTCACCTGCACAGAAGAAAAAGTGGACGAGTGGTATGAAGATATGGCGGTTGATGGAAATGCAACTATTCGTTTTAAACTTGACTCGGGCGCTACGTGTAATGTGTTGCCATATGAATTGTATGCGAGTGTGTGCCCGAATGGTGCTCCTTTGGAACCTGGTCCAAGAGTAAGAAACTACAGCGCAAACGGTGGTTATCTGAATGTTCTGGGCGTGTACAAGGGACAAGTGGTTCGTCGTGGAATAGCCTATGTGCTTCGATTTGTTGTGGTTAATGAACCTGGTCAACCAGCCATCTTAGGGCTTCCGGCGTGCAAGTTAATGAAGCTCATCAAGCGCGTTCATTCCATCACCGTGTCGCCGCCACAACTACAGCCGCCAATCGTGAAAGAGTTTGCAGACGTGTTCAACGGCATTGGAAAGCTTCCAATTGAACATGAAATACGCCTGGCAACTGGTCCTAATCATGTGGATCCGGTGGTGTCGGCGGCGGGTCGTGTTCCGTTTAGTTTGGAGAAAAAGGTGTTCGACAAACTGGATCAGATGGTTGCTGACAACATCATTGCTCCAGTAGTCGAACCGACGGAGTGGGTGAGCAGAATGCTGGTGGTTGGAAAACCTGATGGAGACGTCCGTATCTGTCTTGATCCATCTGACTTGAACAAGGCTATACAGCGGCAACACTTCATGGTGCCGACGGTGGAACAGCTGTTTGGAAAGATTGGTAAGGCAAGGTATTTTTGTAGCCTCGACGCTGCATCGGGTTTTTACCAAATACCTCTGTCTGACCGCTCTTCATATTTGTGCACCATGGCAACACCCAAAGGAAGATATCGTTTCCTGCGGCTCCCGTTTGGCCTCGTCTCGGCTCCCGAAGTTTACCTTCAGGCCATGTCGGAACTGTTCGGCGATTTACACGGAGTGCTTATTTACTTCGATGACTTTTTGGTGATGGGAGAAACAATGGAAGAACTGGAGTGTAATCTGCGCCGAGTGCTGGTACGTTGCAGAGAAAAGAATTTAAAGTTGCAGTTAAAGAAATGCCAATTCTTTGTTCAGAATCTTCCCTGGTTGGGCCATGTGATCGGAAATGGATCTTTGAAGCTAGATCCAGAAAAAGTGGAAGCTATTGTGAAGATGCCGGCCCCTACGGACAAGAATGGCTTGATACGCTTACTTGGAATG GATGCGGCATGGGTGTGGGACGCGCAACAAGAACAAGCATTGAATGCTCTCAAGTCCGCCATTTCCTCGTTGCCAGTTTTACGTTTGTTCGATGTTTCCAAACCGTTGGTGGTCTCCGTGGATGCTTCACCCATCG AAAAGGAGCTGTTGGCGGTTCAGTTTGGTTTGCTGAGATTCCGGCAGTATGTTTATGGACAAAAAGTGACAGTTGAAACGGACCACAAACCGCTTGTTGGTCTGCTGGAAAAGCCGATAGCAACTTGCTCCCCAAGGATCCAACGGATGCGACTTCAACTGCAAAGGTTCGACTTTCGGCTTGTATATAAGCCCGGCAAGGAGCTTTTCATCGCCGACACCTTGAGCCGTGCACCTTCGCCGCGTTTGTTCACGGATGACGTCACCCAGGATAGTGAAGACCAAGTGCATCATGTGCTTCATAGTCTCGTCACTTCCGTGTCCACACGGAAGCGTTATGCCGAAGTCACGGCCTTGGATCCAACCCTGCAACTTTTGAAAACGGTGATTCAAAAAGGATGGCCTGAGAAGCGTGCTCAGTGTCCGGCTGCAGTCAAACCGTATTGGTCGGTGCGGAGCGAATTGTCAATGGTGGAAGGCATTTTATTGTGTGGCAGTCGTTTGGTGGTTCCAATGTCCCTTCGTCGCGAGACCATGGAGGGTATACACGACGGTCATTTCGGTGAAACGAAGTCTGTGTTACGCGCGAAGTCAGCAGTGTACTGGCCCGGTTGGGAGGACCAAGTAAAAAATATGGTGGCCAGTTGTTCGGTTTGCCAAGAAAACCGTGGTCGAAACCCTAAGCTGCCGTTACATCCCGTCCGGCTTCCGGATTACGCCTTTCAGCTAGTGTCTGCTGATTTGTTCGAGTTTGAGCGCGTGAACTATATTTTGCTGGTGGACGCGTACAGCAAATGGCCGTGTGTCGTTCCCCTTAAGTCAACAACGTCGTCAGCCATCATCGAAGAGATGTCACGATTTTTCTGTGACTTTGGACGGCCAGAGGAGTTGGAGTCTGACAACGGGACTCAGTTTTCCAGTGCGGAGTTCCGTGAATATTGTGCATCATTGAACATCAAGCAAGTGACGTCGAGTCCCGAGTTTGCCCAATCCAACGGACTGGTTGAGCGACACATCCAAACGGTAAAACGTACTTTACTGAAGATGTTTGCTGAAGGAAAGTCCCTGTGGGAGGCGCTGGCAGCAATTCGTTCGACCCCGGTGTCCGGCTCATTACCGGCCCCGTCCGTGCTACTTCAAGGACGTAATCTTCGTGGTGTGCTGCCTTTTCTCGACGCATCCTTATCGCCAAAGCTGGTGCCGGCGTCGTTTGTACGTCAAGAGTTGTCTCGTCGACAACAAACGGCGGCGTTTGTTCAACCCCGCCCAGTGAGTGTTCGGTCGTCTGTGTTGACTGTAGGACAACGTGTTCGTGCCTTGATCAAAGGGACGTGGCAACTTGGTGTCGTAAATGTGGTGTGCCCAGAACCACACTCTTATATCGTCCGCTTATCTGATGGGCGTATGTTTCGTCGTACACGCTGGGCAATCAACGTCGATAACGCGAACAGACCGACAGCCGTTCAGCGGACCATGCAACCTTCACGTCCGGAATTTTCACGTGGCCCGGTTGTCGTTCCACCCACTCAGCCGCCGGCTTTGGTTCAGCAGAGTGGAAGTTCAGCAGTGGCTGTCCAGTCACCGCCAGTCACGGCCCGTCCAGTCGCTGGTGTCAATACTCCGTCTGGACAGTCTTCCGTGTTCCAGTCGTCTGCTCAACAAGAGTCTACGCCGGGCCGTTCTGTTGAAGCGCCCAGCCGCCCTGTTCGAGAGATACCGGCCTCACCCGCTCGTTTAGTTGTTTCCCGTATTCCCGTTCGTGACCGGGTGGTTTGGTTGCCCCCTTCGGCCAGCAGTGGTCAACATGCTCCTGTAGCCGCCCTTGGTGTTACCCGCTCGGGCCGACGCTACATCAAACCTCTACCACCCTCTCAGTAA